One genomic window of Geodermatophilus sp. DSM 44513 includes the following:
- a CDS encoding S-4TM family putative pore-forming effector translates to MTGRPPAVGPAAVGQLSDLTLRQNEPPHLERLRAYSYRYKVAQRWRIARLAGTLAFAGVAPFLSLGAGRDEADLIAAVSAGWLVIGRTLLQRLERAHYSRAVAMHELYDVKLFGLDWNEPLCGNRPLTVDMTTDAGHLPLNERRERHYTTWFTIDLTGVPYPTDVLLCQRQALSWSRKDRQAYAVFLLATETVWLLVGVFVAVLQDLLLAEYLVAIFLPCAPAFLDATELAFDHLQSARTGETVERRVERSVEETRHDPKLATLDLCRSFQDSVFLTRSSAARVPSWFYRVRRARSDRSTRAAAAAA, encoded by the coding sequence GTGACCGGTCGCCCCCCTGCGGTCGGCCCCGCCGCTGTCGGCCAGCTGAGCGACCTGACGTTGCGGCAGAACGAGCCCCCGCATCTTGAGCGCCTGCGTGCGTACAGCTACCGCTACAAGGTCGCGCAGCGTTGGCGGATCGCGCGCCTAGCGGGAACCCTGGCGTTCGCGGGCGTCGCGCCGTTCCTCTCACTGGGGGCTGGGCGTGATGAGGCCGATCTCATCGCCGCCGTATCGGCCGGGTGGCTGGTCATTGGCCGCACCCTGCTGCAGCGCCTGGAGCGTGCGCACTACAGCCGCGCGGTTGCCATGCATGAGCTCTACGACGTCAAGCTGTTCGGCTTGGACTGGAACGAGCCACTGTGTGGAAATCGTCCGCTGACCGTCGACATGACGACCGACGCGGGTCATCTTCCCCTCAACGAACGCCGCGAGAGGCATTACACCACCTGGTTCACCATCGATCTCACCGGTGTGCCGTATCCAACGGATGTCCTGTTGTGCCAGCGACAAGCTCTGTCCTGGTCTCGGAAGGACCGGCAGGCTTACGCTGTCTTTCTGCTGGCGACGGAGACGGTGTGGCTCCTCGTTGGCGTTTTCGTCGCTGTCCTTCAGGACTTGCTACTGGCGGAGTACCTGGTGGCGATCTTCTTGCCCTGCGCACCGGCCTTCCTTGATGCGACGGAGCTTGCGTTCGACCACTTGCAGAGCGCGAGGACGGGCGAGACGGTCGAGCGACGTGTGGAGCGCTCCGTCGAGGAAACTCGACATGATCCCAAGCTGGCGACGCTGGACCTCTGTCGCAGCTTCCAGGATTCCGTCTTTCTGACCCGCTCAAGCGCGGCGCGTGTCCCCAGCTGGTTCTACCGCGTGCGCCGCGCTCGCTCTGACCGCAGCACGCGAGCGGCGGCAGCGGCCGCCTGA
- a CDS encoding CBASS oligonucleotide cyclase — translation MISVNEAFTKFRSRLEATQGEETNASRRQQRIRAHLDASDLAISRDFLSGSYRRETKTKPLRDVDIFVVLEDRTYLSKHPRRVLDVVHGVLEPHYPGRTHTDRLAVRIDFGAQVVDDTTDEVMSFDVVPAFDDRGAYLIPDDFTGKWIRTDPTVHASKATQANKDYGGNWKPLVKMLKKWNEQAGSPVQPSFLIEVMALGILSGTWGGTYSRELRGFFAEAARRIDEVWPDPAGVGPDVSDELDADPTNMATARAALLSAEKSCTRALMLDQQGKTGDALAAWRRLLGPLFAKS, via the coding sequence GTGATCAGCGTCAACGAGGCGTTCACCAAGTTCCGTAGCCGCCTTGAGGCCACGCAGGGCGAGGAGACGAACGCCAGCCGGCGCCAACAGCGCATCCGCGCCCACCTCGACGCGTCTGATCTTGCCATTAGTCGTGACTTCCTCAGCGGTTCGTACCGACGGGAGACGAAGACCAAGCCGCTCCGCGACGTTGACATCTTCGTAGTCCTGGAAGACCGCACCTACCTGAGCAAGCACCCACGCCGGGTGCTTGACGTCGTTCATGGTGTTCTCGAGCCGCACTACCCGGGTCGCACACACACAGACCGGCTTGCCGTACGCATCGACTTCGGCGCCCAGGTTGTCGACGACACAACGGACGAGGTCATGAGCTTTGACGTCGTCCCGGCATTCGACGACCGCGGCGCCTACCTCATCCCCGACGACTTCACAGGAAAGTGGATCCGGACGGATCCGACGGTGCACGCGAGCAAGGCGACCCAGGCCAACAAGGACTACGGCGGGAACTGGAAGCCCCTCGTCAAGATGTTGAAGAAGTGGAACGAGCAGGCGGGGAGCCCGGTCCAGCCCTCGTTTCTCATCGAGGTCATGGCTCTGGGCATCCTGTCCGGCACCTGGGGCGGAACCTACTCCCGTGAACTGCGCGGCTTCTTCGCTGAGGCGGCCCGTCGCATCGACGAGGTCTGGCCCGATCCCGCCGGTGTCGGTCCCGACGTCAGCGACGAGCTTGATGCCGATCCGACCAATATGGCGACGGCTCGAGCGGCCCTCCTCTCCGCCGAGAAGAGCTGCACCCGGGCCCTCATGCTGGACCAGCAGGGCAAGACCGGCGACGCCCTGGCCGCCTGGCGGCGCCTGCTCGGACCGCTGTTCGCCAAGTCGTGA
- a CDS encoding AAA family ATPase, with protein MTAALAHVPRQIPNPEATPGLADARLLPDDAFLRDWDAIILGDDVKERLVRQAAAAVRIRSEVAFTDVPLHGVVLLSGPPGVGKTTLARGLADRVARSIRLAGRPPWAFLEVDPHALASSALGKSQKSVHQLFNVVIAEQAEMGPTVVLLDEVETLFTDRSQLSMDANPIDVHRAVDAGLVALDALARRHPDLLLLATTNYAEALDPALASRADLLVQVPLPDLAARRVILGHTLAALAAAFPASPELTSPRTLQAAAEASDELDGRKLRKAVAEACAYDPMAGGHPGRLTVEALLATLRGVQR; from the coding sequence ATGACCGCAGCACTCGCCCACGTTCCCCGCCAAATCCCCAATCCCGAAGCCACCCCCGGTCTCGCCGATGCTCGATTGCTCCCCGACGACGCGTTCCTCCGGGACTGGGACGCGATCATCCTCGGCGACGACGTCAAGGAGCGCCTCGTTCGGCAGGCCGCCGCCGCTGTGCGAATCCGGAGCGAGGTCGCCTTCACGGACGTTCCTCTGCACGGGGTCGTACTGCTGAGCGGTCCGCCCGGAGTGGGGAAGACCACCCTGGCGCGCGGTCTGGCTGACCGAGTGGCCCGATCCATCAGGCTCGCCGGCCGGCCGCCGTGGGCCTTCCTCGAGGTCGACCCGCATGCCCTCGCGAGTTCGGCACTCGGCAAGAGCCAGAAGAGCGTCCATCAGCTCTTCAACGTCGTCATCGCTGAACAAGCAGAGATGGGCCCGACTGTCGTCCTGCTGGACGAGGTGGAGACGCTGTTCACTGACCGCTCCCAGCTGTCGATGGACGCCAACCCCATCGACGTGCACCGGGCCGTCGATGCTGGCCTGGTTGCCCTCGACGCGCTTGCCCGCAGACATCCCGACTTGCTGCTGTTGGCCACGACCAACTACGCCGAGGCCCTGGACCCGGCGCTAGCGTCGCGTGCCGACCTGTTGGTCCAGGTGCCGCTGCCCGACCTCGCTGCTCGCCGGGTCATCCTCGGTCACACCCTTGCTGCGCTCGCAGCGGCGTTCCCTGCGTCGCCTGAGCTGACCTCCCCTCGGACGCTGCAGGCCGCTGCCGAGGCGAGCGATGAGCTCGACGGTCGCAAGCTGCGCAAAGCCGTGGCCGAGGCTTGCGCCTACGACCCGATGGCCGGGGGGCATCCCGGGCGACTGACCGTGGAGGCGCTGCTGGCGACGCTGCGAGGGGTGCAGCGGTGA
- a CDS encoding HORMA domain containing protein, protein MSTRVSVSTYTHATTFVANNLLRSIKRLVTGAGLPADNLIGNWEVMERGVATWLGTGHLSALVLEIYTAGSAVPRGLVARFDFTIDYGYSPDGDGDLWLDSDAVAFALKKAGVSAVRCNYRVVADAAFGYPAVDGWSDTTLRSTTGFTRHSLGTSITGGALGADLSYYGRTA, encoded by the coding sequence ATGAGCACCAGGGTCAGCGTCTCGACCTACACGCACGCCACGACGTTCGTGGCCAACAACCTGCTCCGGAGCATCAAGCGGCTCGTCACCGGCGCCGGTCTGCCGGCCGACAACCTGATCGGCAACTGGGAGGTCATGGAGCGCGGCGTCGCGACGTGGCTCGGCACTGGCCACCTGTCCGCTTTGGTCCTGGAAATCTACACCGCTGGATCCGCCGTCCCGCGTGGACTGGTGGCCCGGTTCGACTTCACGATCGACTACGGGTACTCACCCGATGGTGACGGTGACCTCTGGCTCGACAGCGACGCTGTGGCCTTCGCCCTGAAGAAGGCTGGAGTGAGCGCAGTCCGCTGCAACTACCGCGTGGTAGCAGATGCCGCGTTTGGCTACCCCGCCGTCGACGGGTGGAGCGACACCACGCTGCGGAGCACAACCGGGTTCACGCGGCACTCCCTCGGCACCTCGATCACCGGAGGGGCGCTCGGCGCAGATCTCAGCTACTACGGGAGAACAGCGTGA
- a CDS encoding MFS transporter — MLWRGRSELPREVGILAVVAFVVALGFGIVAPAIPLYVRDFGVGTTAVGLAVSAFAFFRFVSAFGGGSLVERFGERTVLSAGLTIVAVTTGLAGLATGFPLFLALRAAGGVGSAMFTVAALSLLLRVAPPSHRGRAAATWQGGFILGGIAGPAAGGLLAELSPRLPFFLYAGFLLLAGSVAMVLLRPSATRREQAAGTASGPEPDPVPLGTALRSRVYLAALVANLGVGWVLFGVRNSLVPLYVTEELGRTVAWAGAGLLAGSVAQALGLLRSGALADTWGRRPALVLGASLATASTAALVAPPALWVFLLSMAAFGLGASFLASVPAALVADVSPARGGRVVAVFQMSADLGAIVGPLAAGWLTDVASYQVAFAVTTGVLAAGLLAALALPRAGRPAAGG; from the coding sequence GTGCTGTGGCGGGGGCGGAGCGAGCTGCCCCGCGAGGTCGGCATCCTGGCCGTCGTCGCCTTCGTGGTCGCCCTCGGCTTCGGCATCGTCGCCCCCGCCATCCCGCTCTACGTCCGGGACTTCGGCGTCGGCACCACGGCCGTCGGGCTGGCCGTCAGCGCCTTCGCGTTCTTCCGGTTCGTCTCGGCCTTCGGCGGCGGCTCGCTGGTCGAGCGGTTCGGCGAGCGGACGGTGCTGTCGGCCGGACTGACCATCGTGGCGGTCACCACCGGCCTGGCCGGCCTGGCGACGGGCTTCCCGCTGTTCCTCGCCCTGCGCGCCGCCGGTGGCGTGGGCAGCGCCATGTTCACCGTCGCCGCGCTGTCCCTGCTGCTGCGGGTGGCGCCGCCGTCGCACCGCGGCCGGGCCGCCGCCACCTGGCAGGGCGGGTTCATCCTCGGTGGGATCGCCGGTCCTGCGGCCGGCGGGCTGCTCGCCGAGCTCTCCCCGCGCCTGCCGTTCTTCCTCTACGCCGGTTTCCTGCTGCTGGCCGGATCGGTGGCGATGGTGCTGCTGCGCCCCTCGGCCACCCGCCGGGAGCAGGCCGCCGGGACGGCGTCGGGGCCCGAACCCGACCCCGTCCCGCTGGGCACGGCGCTGCGGTCGCGGGTGTACCTGGCCGCGCTGGTCGCCAACCTCGGCGTGGGCTGGGTCCTGTTCGGCGTCCGCAACTCCCTGGTGCCGCTGTACGTGACCGAGGAGCTGGGCCGCACCGTCGCCTGGGCCGGCGCCGGGCTGCTGGCCGGCTCGGTGGCCCAGGCCCTGGGCCTGCTGCGCTCCGGCGCGCTCGCCGACACCTGGGGACGGCGACCGGCGCTGGTCCTCGGCGCCTCACTGGCCACCGCGTCGACCGCCGCGCTCGTCGCACCGCCTGCCCTGTGGGTGTTCCTGCTGTCGATGGCGGCCTTCGGGCTGGGCGCGTCCTTCCTGGCCAGCGTGCCGGCCGCGCTGGTCGCCGACGTCAGCCCCGCGCGCGGCGGCCGGGTGGTGGCGGTGTTCCAGATGTCGGCCGACCTGGGCGCCATCGTCGGGCCGCTGGCCGCCGGCTGGCTGACCGACGTCGCGTCCTACCAGGTGGCCTTCGCGGTCACCACCGGCGTGCTGGCCGCCGGGCTGCTCGCCGCACTCGCCCTCCCGCGCGCCGGGCGGCCGGCGGCCGGCGGGTAG
- a CDS encoding helix-turn-helix domain-containing protein produces the protein MIDPDALRRLRADRGLSQRRLAAAIGVDPLTVKRLEDGADAGDLPLRVLERLSHVLGAPVGQLLRQDEGTDDGVDLTAAVGAALLAHGHTTMTTLAATRDATVDDVATAVSALGAPLSGAGLDVARHHDEVSLVSHVPTPHAVAAARPLTLAEARPLRRIHRGEDVRRKLSKPDREFILPALLRRGLVADDGAGPVCTPGVAASLDLRTR, from the coding sequence GTGATCGACCCGGACGCACTGCGCCGCCTACGCGCCGACCGCGGCCTCTCCCAGCGCCGCCTGGCCGCCGCGATCGGCGTCGACCCGCTCACCGTGAAACGGCTGGAGGACGGCGCCGACGCCGGCGACCTCCCCCTGCGCGTCCTCGAACGCCTCAGCCACGTCCTCGGTGCGCCGGTGGGTCAGCTGCTCCGTCAGGACGAGGGAACCGACGACGGTGTGGACCTCACCGCAGCAGTTGGTGCCGCACTACTGGCCCACGGGCACACCACCATGACCACCCTCGCGGCCACGCGGGACGCAACGGTGGACGACGTCGCAACTGCGGTCAGCGCGCTCGGTGCGCCCTTGTCGGGTGCCGGCTTGGACGTCGCCCGGCACCACGACGAGGTCTCGCTCGTCTCGCACGTGCCCACGCCCCACGCGGTGGCCGCGGCCCGGCCCCTCACCCTCGCGGAGGCCCGGCCGCTGCGCCGTATCCACCGTGGCGAGGACGTCCGCCGGAAGCTGTCCAAGCCCGACCGCGAGTTCATCCTCCCGGCGCTCCTGCGTCGCGGCCTTGTTGCCGATGACGGAGCCGGTCCGGTCTGCACCCCGGGGGTCGCCGCGTCCCTGGACCTTCGTACTCGGTGA